The Zalophus californianus isolate mZalCal1 chromosome 8, mZalCal1.pri.v2, whole genome shotgun sequence genome has a segment encoding these proteins:
- the RPS21 gene encoding 40S ribosomal protein S21 codes for MQNDAGEFVDLYVPRKCSASNRIIGAKDHASIQMNVAEVDKVTGRFNGQFKTYAICGAIRRMGESDDSILRLAKADGIVSKNF; via the exons ATGCAGAACGACGCCGGCGAGTTCGTGGACCTGTACGTGCCGCGGAAATG CTCCGCCAGCAACCGCATCATCGGCGCCAAGGACCACGCGTCCATCCAGATGAACGTGGCCGAG GTTGATAAGGTGACGGGCAGGTTCAACGGCCAGTTCAAAACCTACGCTATCTGCGGGGCCATTCGCAGGATG GGTGAGTCCGACGACTCCATCCTCCGACTGGCCAAGGCTGATGGCATCGTTTCAAA GAACTTCTGA
- the CABLES2 gene encoding CDK5 and ABL1 enzyme substrate 2 has product MRQYDTRNSRIVLICAKRSLCAAFSVLPYGEGLRVSDLRVDSQKQRHPSGGVSVSSEMVFELEGVELGADGKVVSYAKFLYPTNALVAHKTDSHGLPPQPRPSVPRALPGSRYKPAPAKSAPAGTELGSDAGDTLEYNPNLLDDPQWPCGKHKRVLIFASYMTTVIEYVKPSDLKKDMNETFREKFPHIKLTLSKIRSLKREMRNLSEECSLEPVTVSMAYVYFEKLVLQGKLNKQNRKLCAGACVLLAAKISSDLRRTEVKQLIDKLEERFRFNRRDLIGFEFTVLVALELALYLPESQVLPHYRRLTQQF; this is encoded by the exons GATTGTGCTCATCTGCGCCAAGCGGTCCCTGTGTGCAGCCTTCTCAGTGCTGCCCTACGGAGAAGGCCTGCGGGTCAG TGACCTCAGGGTGGACAGCCAGAAGCAGAGGCACCCCTCCGGTGGCGTCTCCGTGTCTTCTGAGATGGTCTTTGAGTTGGAAGGCGTCGAGCTGGGAGCAGATGGGAAG GTGGTGTCTTATGCCAAGTTCTTGTACCCTACCAACGCCCTGGTCGCACACAAGACGGACAGCCACGGCCTGCCGCCCCAGCCCCGGCCCAGCGTCCCCCGTGCTCTGCCAGGCTCAAGATACAAACCAGCCCCAGCCAAGTCAGCACCAGCCGGCACGGAACTAG GGAGTGACGCAGGGGACACGCTGGAGTATAACCCCAACCTCCTGGACGACCCACAGTGGCCCTGCGGCAAGCACAAGCGAGTCCTCATCTTTGCCTCCTACATG ACCACGGTGATAGAGTACGTGAAGCCCTCTGACCTCAAGAAGGACATGAACGAGACTTTCCGAGAGAAGTTCCCACACATCAAACTGACGCTGAGCAAGATCCGGAG TTTAAAACGGGAGATGCGGAATCTCTCTGAGGAGTGCAGCCTGGAGCCTGTGACGGTGTCCATGGCCTACGTGTACTTTGAGAAGCTGGTCCTGCAGGGCAAACTCAACAAGCAGAACCGCAAGCTGTGCGCTGGGGCGTGCGTGTTGCTCGCTGCCAAGATCAGCAGTGACCTCCGCAGGACTGAAGTGAAGCAGCTCATCGAT AAGCTAGAAGAAAGGTTTCGATTCAACAGACGGGATCTAATTGGGTTCGAGTTCACGGTGCTGGTGGCCTTGGAACTCGCGCTCTACCTTCCCGAGAGCCAGGTGTTACCTCATTACCGACGCCTCACACAGCAGTTCTAG